The Bacilli bacterium PM5-9 DNA window TTTTTTATATCTTAATTAGATTCTCTGTTATAAAAATTCTAGTTTTAAATCTTTCGAATTTTTTATATCCACATGATATTGTTTTTAACTTTTTAATCTTAGAT harbors:
- a CDS encoding transposase (product_source=COG3464; cog=COG3464) translates to SKIKKLKTISCGYKKFERFKTRIFITENLIKI